ATTTGGCTTCCAACTCTTTTTTATCAAATGCTAATGAATTTAATTTACTTTCGATATTTTTAAGCTCTTTTTCTTCGCTGTAGCTTAGTTTATTATCTTCTGTTTTTTTCCAAGCATTTTTTTCCTTTTTGTCTTCCGAAGCATTTGAAATGGTGGGTTGACTATCTTCATAAACTCTATAATCGGTATAGTTTCCAGGGAAATCTTCAACAACACCTTCACCTCTAAAAACGAAAAGATGGTCTACTACTTTATCCATAAAATAACGGTCGTGCGATACCACAATCACACAGCCCGGAAAATCTAATAAGAAGCTTTCTAATACATTTAGGGTTACAATATCCAAATCGTTAGTGGGCTCATCCAGTATTAAGAAGTTCGGGTTTTGTATAAGAACGGTACATAAATACAAACGCTTACGCTCACCGCCGCTTAGTTTTTCAACAAAATCATATTGTTTTTTTCGACTGAATAAAAAGCGTTCTAGTAGTTGTTGTGCGCTAATTTGTTTGCCTTTTTTTAAAGGAATATAATCGCCAAATTCTCGAATAACATCAATAACCTTTTGGTTGGGTTTTACAGTAATACCGTTTTGGGTATAATAGCCAAATTTAACCGTTTCACCAACAGACACTTTTCCAGAATCTGGTTTTGCTGTTTGGGTTAAAATATTTAAAAAAGTGGTTTTTCCAGTACCATTTTTACCAATAATACCTGTGCGTTCACCATTTTTAAATAGGTATTCAAAACCATCAAGTATCACTTTGTCTTTAAATGATTTTGATACATTATGAAACTCCACCACTTTACTGCCCAAACGTTCCATATTGAGTTCGAGTTGTACTTCGTGGTCATTCCTACGTTGACTAGCGCGGTGTTTTATATCGTGAAAATCGTCTATACGCGATTTCGATTTTGTGGTTCTGGCCTTTGGTTGGCGGCGCATCCAATCCAATTCTTTTTTGAAAAGTTGTTTAGCTTTACCTGTTTCTACTTCGGTTTGTTCTATTCTAGCCTCTCGTTTTTCTAAGTAATAGGAGTAGTTGCCTTTATAATTGTAAAGTTGTCCTTCGTCTAATTCAATAATTTCATTACACACACGCTCTAAAAAGTAACGGTCGTGTGTAACCATAAACAGGGTGATATTTTCTTTAGCAAAAAAGGATTCTAGCCATTCAATCATTTCTAAATCTAAATGATTAGTAGGTTCATCCAGAATTAATAAATCGGGTTTATTTATTAAAGCATTAGCTAACGATAAACGTTTTTTCTGCCCACCAGAAAGCGAGCCTACTTTTTCATCTAAATTTTCAAGTTTTAATTTGAAAAGTATTTGCTTGTATTGTGTTTCAAAATCCCAAGCTTGGTACTGTTCCATTTCTTCGAAGGCTTTTTGATAGGCATCGGCGTCATCTGGATTTAAAAGCGCATGCTCATAATTGGAAATAACTTTCAAAATGGGATTATCACTTGCGAAAATGGTTTCTTCAACCGTTAAGTTTTTATCTAGTTTTGGATCTTGCGATAAAAACGAAACCACAATACCATTTCTATAAGTAATGTTACCGGAATCGGCTTCATCATCGCCAGAAATAATATTTAGAATAGAGGTTTTACCCGTCCCATTTTTAGCTACGAAGGCTATTTTTTGGTCTTTATGGATACTAAAAGAAATGTTTTCGAAAAGGTTTAGTTCTCCGTAAGATTTCGATATATTTTCAACAGTTAAATAATTCAAAAGGCTATTTTTTATGCAAAGAACGTATAAAAAACCAAAAATTCAGTGATAAGTTTTATTGTTCATTATGAAAAGTTATATTTGTGATAAATCAATTACCCCTATGGCGAAACAAATATTCTTGCTTATTTGTGTAACAATCAGTGTTTTATGTTCTTCGTGTATCACCAATAAAGATGTTGTTTATTTACAAGATAAAGGTACAATTAAACAAGATTCTATATTGATTAAGGAATTATCTAAACCCTACAGAGTTCAAATTAACGATATTTTAAGTATTAATGTAAAAGCTTTAGATAATGAACTTACTGCTATTTTTAATCCAATAGAGGGTACTAATTCCGGAAGTTCTGGCGGTGGTCTGTATTTTAGTGGTTTTACTGTTGATTTACATGGTAATATTAAATTTCCCATTTTAGGAGAGATTAATGTTTTGGGTTTTACAATTAAAGAAATAGAAAATAAAGTAAAAAGTGAATTATTAGCACAGTATTTTAAAGAATCGGCACAATTGTTTGTAACCGTTAAATTGGCTGGGTTAAGATATACTACCATAGGAGAGGTTGGAACGGGGGTACAGACTCTTTATCAAGATCGTGTAAATATTCTTGAGGCTTTGGCTAATGCGGGAGATATCAAGCAGACGGGAGATAGAAGAGATGTCTTGGTAATTCGGCAATACCCGGATGGACAAAAAATACATCATATAGATTTAACAGATATTGCGGCTATGCAATCGCCCTACTATTATATTCAACCCAACGATATTATATTAGTAAAACCCTTAAAACGTAAAGCTTTAGGTGCAGGACAAACGGCTACACAAACGTTAACAACGGTTGCTTCTATTCTGTCTGTATTAGTCTCTACTTATTTTTTAGTTAAAAATTTATAAGCTTTTAATATGAATGATGAATTTGAAGTATCGGAATCGCAGTTTCAATCGCTATTTGATTTTAAAGCTTTTTTATTTAGAGCTTTAGGCTATTGGAAACTCTACATACTTTTTATAGGGATAGGCGTTTTTATTGTGTATCAACAAAATATAAGAAAGCAACAATCTTACCGATTAAGTACTCAAATTTCAATAGAAGAAGAATCTAATCCATTATTTACATCAACTACCAGTTTAACATTTAATTGGGGAGGCGTGTCAGGAAAAGTACAAACCATGATGACGTCTTTAGGCTCACGTTCTATACACGAAAAAGTAGTAGATAATCTTCAGTTCTATGTGTCTTATTTAAAGCAAGCACGCTTTAGAAAAGATGATATTTATAAACAAGCGCCTTTTAGAATTAAGTTAATACCAAATACGAATCAAATTTTAAATGTTCCTGTAAAAATTGTTTTTATAGATAAAAACCTCTATGAATTGACTTTTAATTTCGAATCCAATGTTGTAAAAACACAAAACTTTACTACTAAAGAAAAGCTTAATTTAGATGTACCTGTTCAAGAACTTAAAATGGAATTTACTTTGGGAGAACCAGTCATACTTCCTTATTTTAATGGTACTATTGAATTAGCAGATAAAAGAATAGCAAATATTGGTGATGAATATTTTATACAGTTTAGCGATTTTGATGCCGTTGTTGCTAATTATAATAACCGGTTAGCAATAGATAACCCAAGAAACTCTGCCATATTAAATTTAAGTATGGTAGATGTTAATAAAGGTAAAATTGTAGATTATTTAAATGAAACTGTTCAAGTTTTAAGCGAGGATCAATTAAATAGAAAAAATCAATTTGTTACCAATACCATAAATTTTATAGATGCACAGTTAGAAAGGGTAAAAAGTCAGCTTACATTAAATGCAGATTCTTTAAATAATTACAGGGAGCAAAATAAGATTTATAATTTAGATGGGGAAAGTGCCATTGTAAATAGTAAATTAACTAATTTAGAATTAGAGAAAGATAATATGAATAGGAAACTTGCCTATTATGCCAGTTTGAAAACCTATTTAGAAACAAGTAACAGCTTTACAGATGTTCCTGCGCCGTCAAT
The genomic region above belongs to Mariniflexile litorale and contains:
- a CDS encoding ABC-F family ATP-binding cassette domain-containing protein, which encodes MNYLTVENISKSYGELNLFENISFSIHKDQKIAFVAKNGTGKTSILNIISGDDEADSGNITYRNGIVVSFLSQDPKLDKNLTVEETIFASDNPILKVISNYEHALLNPDDADAYQKAFEEMEQYQAWDFETQYKQILFKLKLENLDEKVGSLSGGQKKRLSLANALINKPDLLILDEPTNHLDLEMIEWLESFFAKENITLFMVTHDRYFLERVCNEIIELDEGQLYNYKGNYSYYLEKREARIEQTEVETGKAKQLFKKELDWMRRQPKARTTKSKSRIDDFHDIKHRASQRRNDHEVQLELNMERLGSKVVEFHNVSKSFKDKVILDGFEYLFKNGERTGIIGKNGTGKTTFLNILTQTAKPDSGKVSVGETVKFGYYTQNGITVKPNQKVIDVIREFGDYIPLKKGKQISAQQLLERFLFSRKKQYDFVEKLSGGERKRLYLCTVLIQNPNFLILDEPTNDLDIVTLNVLESFLLDFPGCVIVVSHDRYFMDKVVDHLFVFRGEGVVEDFPGNYTDYRVYEDSQPTISNASEDKKEKNAWKKTEDNKLSYSEEKELKNIESKLNSLAFDKKELEAKFNNPDLTPDEINKLSEALQKIIDELEAKEIRWMELQEKLDK
- a CDS encoding polysaccharide biosynthesis/export family protein encodes the protein MAKQIFLLICVTISVLCSSCITNKDVVYLQDKGTIKQDSILIKELSKPYRVQINDILSINVKALDNELTAIFNPIEGTNSGSSGGGLYFSGFTVDLHGNIKFPILGEINVLGFTIKEIENKVKSELLAQYFKESAQLFVTVKLAGLRYTTIGEVGTGVQTLYQDRVNILEALANAGDIKQTGDRRDVLVIRQYPDGQKIHHIDLTDIAAMQSPYYYIQPNDIILVKPLKRKALGAGQTATQTLTTVASILSVLVSTYFLVKNL